The bacterium genome window below encodes:
- a CDS encoding four helix bundle suffix domain-containing protein — MINPKQSPQLIPPHGGYRDLKSYQMAEIVFDSTVKFCDRFIDKRSRTHDQMVQAARSGKQNIAEGSMASGTSKKTELKLIGVARASQEELLVDFQDFLRQKGLPLWGKEHSGAQAVRKMAWAKNRSYMTYKPYIEQSSSEVAANTIICLIHQTNFLLDQQLRALEKGFLEEGGFTERLYRVRTDCRGKRK; from the coding sequence ATGATTAACCCAAAACAATCACCCCAACTCATCCCGCCTCACGGCGGTTACCGCGATCTCAAGTCTTACCAGATGGCTGAGATTGTTTTTGACTCTACGGTAAAATTCTGCGATCGTTTTATCGACAAGCGTTCCCGCACACATGATCAGATGGTGCAGGCGGCACGGAGCGGCAAGCAGAATATTGCAGAGGGAAGCATGGCGTCAGGTACTTCCAAAAAGACTGAGTTGAAACTTATTGGCGTGGCGCGGGCAAGCCAGGAAGAACTGCTGGTTGATTTTCAGGATTTTTTGCGGCAGAAAGGATTGCCGCTCTGGGGGAAAGAGCATTCTGGTGCCCAAGCCGTTAGAAAAATGGCTTGGGCGAAGAATAGGTCTTATATGACTTATAAGCCCTATATCGAGCAAAGCTCGTCGGAAGTTGCTGCAAACACTATTATCTGCCTTATTCACCAGACGAATTTTCTGCTTGACCAGCAGTTGAGGGCTTTAGAAAAAGGGTTTCTGGAAGAGGGCGGATTCACGGAAAGGCTTTATCGAGTGCGGACAGACTGCCGCGGGAAAAGGAAATAG
- the mutL gene encoding DNA mismatch repair endonuclease MutL encodes MVKILTEETINKIAAGEVVERPASIVKELVENSIDAGAKNISVEISGGGHNLIQVADDGRGMSYDDAVLAFERHATSKISSFDDVSRLKTLGFRGEALASIAAVSEVKLFSKERGALSGIYILMDNGKIIEKKTAGTSEGTRIEVSKLFWELPARRKFLKSQSTEMYHINQLMTGFALAYPGIHFSLNNQNKETYVWPGQGTLENRIYQVFGKEIFDKILPVKFSDETVKISGFISNPPVNYSNRNQQYFLVNGRIIKNRVLDHAVQSACKTLVPETRYPFLVISIQINGELVDVNVHPTKKEVRFLEENRIHEILENIIKEALFSGKDKTLGVAAADVKKYPGPAYYQQSADKNGNKISESLNAPQYGTKDVLLHFEEEKQISLKIKGQIKNTYILLENNEGLLIVDQHALEERILYEKIKEDLLKKSLEKQSLLFPIALEISPQEVSRLENIIPEFSKTGFDIGFIGKTSLVVREVPALAKRLNIDSFVHDVLTELPFDEKSKEKKEELFDALIKMLACRSAIKAGDFLEMEEMKKLVYELAKNDFITCPHGRPIFIKITASELGKKFKRK; translated from the coding sequence ATGGTTAAAATTCTGACTGAAGAAACAATAAATAAAATTGCCGCGGGGGAGGTTGTGGAACGGCCGGCGTCGATAGTAAAAGAGCTTGTGGAAAATTCCATTGATGCGGGCGCGAAAAATATTTCGGTTGAAATATCAGGCGGCGGCCATAACCTGATCCAGGTGGCGGATGACGGCCGCGGGATGTCGTATGACGACGCCGTGCTTGCGTTTGAGCGGCACGCGACAAGCAAAATAAGTTCATTTGATGATGTATCCCGTCTGAAGACGCTCGGTTTTCGCGGGGAGGCGCTGGCGAGCATAGCGGCGGTTTCAGAGGTAAAGCTTTTTTCGAAGGAAAGAGGGGCGTTGTCCGGGATTTATATTTTAATGGACAACGGGAAAATTATTGAGAAAAAAACTGCAGGGACGAGCGAGGGAACAAGAATAGAAGTCTCAAAACTTTTCTGGGAATTGCCGGCAAGAAGGAAATTTTTGAAATCGCAGAGCACTGAAATGTATCACATAAACCAGTTAATGACTGGTTTTGCACTTGCTTATCCCGGCATACATTTTTCATTAAATAATCAAAACAAGGAAACTTATGTGTGGCCGGGACAGGGGACACTTGAAAACAGGATATACCAGGTATTTGGCAAGGAAATATTTGATAAAATTTTGCCGGTAAAATTTTCAGATGAAACGGTAAAAATTTCAGGTTTTATTTCAAATCCCCCGGTTAATTATTCGAACAGGAACCAGCAGTATTTTCTGGTAAACGGAAGAATTATAAAAAACCGCGTGCTTGACCATGCCGTACAGAGCGCCTGCAAAACACTGGTACCCGAAACCAGGTACCCGTTTTTAGTTATTTCTATACAGATTAACGGAGAACTGGTAGACGTGAACGTGCATCCCACAAAAAAGGAAGTCAGGTTTTTGGAGGAAAATAGGATACATGAAATACTGGAAAATATTATAAAGGAGGCATTGTTTTCTGGTAAAGACAAAACGCTGGGTGTTGCTGCGGCGGATGTTAAAAAATATCCCGGACCCGCGTATTACCAGCAAAGCGCAGACAAAAACGGCAATAAAATTTCCGAGTCTTTAAATGCCCCGCAATATGGAACTAAAGATGTCTTGTTACATTTTGAAGAAGAAAAGCAAATTTCGTTAAAAATAAAAGGACAGATAAAAAACACCTATATTCTGCTTGAGAATAATGAGGGCCTTTTGATCGTTGACCAGCACGCGCTCGAAGAGAGAATACTCTACGAGAAGATAAAAGAAGATTTATTGAAAAAATCCCTTGAAAAGCAGAGCCTGCTTTTCCCGATAGCACTGGAGATTTCGCCGCAGGAAGTTTCCCGCCTCGAAAATATTATTCCGGAATTTTCAAAAACGGGATTTGACATCGGATTTATCGGTAAAACGAGCCTGGTTGTCCGTGAAGTTCCGGCTCTCGCGAAAAGGCTTAATATTGATTCTTTTGTCCATGATGTCCTGACTGAATTGCCGTTTGATGAAAAATCAAAAGAAAAAAAAGAAGAATTGTTTGACGCTTTGATTAAAATGCTTGCCTGCCGCTCGGCGATAAAGGCGGGGGATTTCCTGGAAATGGAAGAAATGAAAAAACTGGTTTATGAACTTGCCAAAAATGATTTTATCACCTGTCCGCATGGAAGGCCTATATTCATAAAAATCACAGCTTCGGAATTGGGAAAAAAATTCAAGAGAAAATAA